In one uncultured Devosia sp. genomic region, the following are encoded:
- a CDS encoding DEAD/DEAH box helicase yields MNDFISLGLPTVLTDSLAAGGFTTPTKIQSQAIPKLLEGKDMMGIAQTGSGKTAAFGLPILAGILGLAGRPRPLTTRALILAPTRELAVQIDENLRKFAGSKMKLETVLLLGGVSRYHQVKKLERGVDITVATPGRLKDLMDDGKIKLNETRWFVLDEADRMLDMGFIAPVRAIAKAIGIKRHTMMFSATMAPEVADLAKSLLQDPVRVDASVAGSTVVKIDQRVIMSGSKAKRGVLNELLGSETEKMERVIIFSRTKHGADRVAKNLEIDGHKAAAIHGNKSQNARQSALKGFATGDVRILVATDIAARGIDVPGITHVVNYELPDDPENYVHRIGRTGRNGASGFAITLCDGTERGKLRDVERLIRRTLPVSGDLHTGNDTGVVEAPRSAYKKPNGGRPGPRTARNPRKDQTDRRTVAERRPFAEFGDGQKSEGQQARPKPANNNQPRAKKVDGKPAAAANNKQRWGAAQKRVAKTRRAANA; encoded by the coding sequence TTGAACGATTTCATTTCCCTTGGCCTGCCGACCGTTCTCACCGATAGCCTCGCGGCTGGTGGTTTTACGACGCCGACCAAGATCCAGAGCCAGGCCATTCCCAAGCTCCTCGAGGGCAAGGACATGATGGGCATTGCCCAGACCGGCTCGGGCAAGACGGCGGCCTTCGGCCTGCCCATCCTTGCCGGCATCCTCGGCCTTGCCGGCCGTCCCCGCCCGCTGACCACGCGTGCGCTGATCCTGGCGCCGACGCGCGAGCTGGCCGTGCAGATCGACGAGAACCTGCGCAAGTTCGCCGGTTCGAAGATGAAGCTCGAGACCGTACTGCTGCTCGGCGGCGTGTCGCGCTATCATCAGGTCAAGAAGCTGGAACGCGGCGTCGACATCACTGTCGCGACCCCGGGTCGCCTCAAGGACCTGATGGACGACGGCAAGATCAAGCTCAACGAGACGCGCTGGTTCGTGCTCGACGAAGCCGACCGCATGCTGGACATGGGCTTCATTGCCCCGGTGCGCGCCATTGCCAAGGCCATCGGCATCAAGCGCCACACGATGATGTTCTCGGCCACGATGGCGCCCGAAGTGGCCGATCTCGCCAAGAGCCTGCTGCAGGACCCGGTGCGCGTCGACGCTTCGGTTGCCGGCTCGACCGTGGTCAAGATCGACCAGCGCGTCATCATGTCGGGCTCCAAGGCCAAGCGCGGCGTGCTCAACGAGCTACTGGGCAGCGAGACCGAAAAGATGGAGCGCGTGATCATCTTCTCGCGCACCAAGCATGGTGCCGATCGCGTCGCCAAGAATCTCGAGATCGACGGCCACAAGGCTGCGGCCATCCATGGCAACAAGAGCCAGAATGCGCGTCAGTCGGCGCTCAAGGGCTTTGCCACGGGTGACGTTCGCATTCTGGTTGCCACCGATATCGCAGCGCGCGGCATCGACGTTCCCGGCATCACGCATGTGGTCAATTACGAGCTGCCCGACGATCCGGAAAACTATGTGCACCGCATTGGCCGCACGGGCCGCAATGGCGCCTCAGGTTTTGCGATCACGCTGTGCGACGGCACCGAGCGCGGCAAGCTGCGCGATGTGGAACGCCTGATCCGTCGCACGCTGCCGGTTTCGGGTGATCTGCACACTGGGAACGACACCGGCGTGGTCGAGGCACCGCGCTCTGCCTACAAGAAGCCCAATGGTGGTCGCCCCGGTCCGCGCACCGCGCGCAATCCGCGCAAGGACCAGACGGACCGTCGTACGGTTGCCGAGCGTCGGCCGTTTGCCGAGTTTGGCGATGGCCAGAAGAGCGAGGGCCAGCAGGCTCGTCCCAAGCCGGCCAACAATAACCAGCCGCGCGCCAAGAAGGTCGACGGCAAGCCCGCCGCCGCTGCCAATAACAAGCAGCGCTGGGGCGCGGCGCAGAAGCGGGTCGCCAAGACACGGCGCGCCGCAAACGCCTGA
- a CDS encoding molybdopterin-dependent oxidoreductase, whose amino-acid sequence MSGLITRRNFLRTSAVAGSGLILSGCNQFDFLADKSGPARQIMESANVLTYKAQRALIGEQTLAREYAASEIRQGMKPNGSVEPSTPEYIFLKMQNFASYKLTIKGMVEREVSFTLDQLRNMPAQSQITRHDCVEGWSCIAKWTGTQLGPLLDMAGVKPTARYAVYHCYDNIQRTLSGDILYYTSSDLIDAYHPQSILSYGLNDQVLPVSNGAPIRLRIERALGYKQPKYLHTIELVDDLSSFGKGRGGYWEDTGYDWYGGI is encoded by the coding sequence ATGAGCGGGTTGATCACGCGCCGCAATTTTCTGCGGACATCTGCGGTGGCCGGATCGGGCCTGATCCTGTCGGGCTGCAACCAGTTCGATTTTCTGGCGGACAAGTCCGGTCCGGCGCGGCAGATCATGGAAAGCGCCAATGTGCTGACCTACAAGGCCCAGCGCGCGCTGATCGGCGAGCAGACCCTGGCGCGGGAATATGCGGCGAGCGAGATCCGCCAGGGGATGAAACCCAATGGTTCGGTGGAGCCGTCGACACCCGAATATATCTTTCTCAAGATGCAGAATTTTGCCAGCTACAAGCTGACCATCAAGGGCATGGTGGAGCGCGAGGTGAGCTTTACGCTCGACCAGTTGCGCAACATGCCGGCACAGAGCCAGATCACACGCCATGACTGCGTGGAAGGCTGGAGCTGCATCGCCAAATGGACCGGCACGCAACTCGGGCCGCTGCTGGACATGGCGGGCGTCAAGCCGACGGCGCGCTATGCGGTCTACCATTGTTACGACAATATCCAGCGGACGCTGTCGGGCGATATCCTTTATTACACCAGCTCGGACCTGATCGACGCCTATCATCCTCAGTCCATCCTCTCCTATGGCCTCAATGACCAGGTGCTGCCGGTGAGCAATGGAGCGCCGATCCGGCTGCGGATCGAGCGGGCGCTGGGCTACAAGCAGCCGAAATACCTGCACACGATCGAGCTGGTGGATGACCTGTCGAGTTTCGGCAAGGGGCGGGGCGGCTACTGGGAAGATACAGGCTATGACTGGTACGGCGGGATCTAG
- a CDS encoding sigma-70 family RNA polymerase sigma factor, with amino-acid sequence MRGLMLAALDGDAAAYRRLLAELGRHLRPYFTRRLTPAFASHAEDLVQETLLAIHTRRMTWDRNRPFTAWLHAIAHHKFVDHVRRQSIRLTVPLEDDAPIIAHDDTGDALARRDLDTVLENVPSRTSDLIRRTKIDGASVAEAAAAHGISETAAKVSIHRGLKALAARFSGERND; translated from the coding sequence TTGCGAGGACTGATGCTCGCCGCGCTTGACGGTGATGCGGCCGCCTATCGCAGGCTGCTGGCTGAACTGGGCCGGCACCTGCGCCCCTATTTCACGCGGCGGCTCACCCCCGCCTTTGCATCGCACGCGGAGGATCTCGTGCAGGAGACCCTGCTGGCCATTCACACCCGCCGCATGACCTGGGACCGCAACCGGCCCTTCACCGCCTGGTTGCATGCCATAGCCCACCACAAATTCGTCGACCACGTCCGCCGCCAGTCGATCCGCCTGACCGTGCCGCTGGAGGATGATGCCCCCATCATCGCCCATGACGATACCGGGGATGCCCTGGCCCGTCGCGACCTCGACACCGTGCTGGAAAATGTGCCGTCACGCACCTCCGACCTGATCCGCCGCACTAAAATCGATGGCGCGTCGGTGGCCGAGGCCGCCGCCGCCCACGGCATCAGCGAGACGGCCGCAAAAGTCTCCATCCACCGCGGCCTCAAGGCCCTTGCCGCCCGCTTCTCGGGAGAGCGCAATGACTGA
- a CDS encoding cytochrome b/b6 domain-containing protein → MRQATDKPKGPLIYRQSIWTRVTHWVWAICLFFLLLTGLQIFNAHPALYIGQQSGFEFDNSILKIGAVNTPEGPRGRTTIFGNTYDTTGVLGMSGPAERPVYTAFPGEVTIPSYRDLGTGRVVHFFFGWVFVATMLIWFVASFINGHIRRDIVPGPGDIAGVPRDVADHARFRFKHGRTYGPLQKLSYFAVFFILFPLIVATGLTMSPGMNSIAPWMLDLFGGRQTARTIHFVVMLLLVSFFIVHVLMVVAAGPINELRSMITGWYRASPGTPVTEKDKP, encoded by the coding sequence ATGCGCCAAGCGACGGACAAGCCCAAGGGCCCGCTGATCTATCGGCAGTCGATCTGGACGCGGGTGACCCATTGGGTCTGGGCGATCTGCCTGTTCTTTCTGCTGCTGACGGGGCTGCAGATCTTCAATGCCCATCCAGCGCTCTATATCGGCCAGCAATCTGGCTTTGAGTTCGACAATTCCATTCTCAAGATCGGGGCGGTCAATACGCCGGAAGGGCCGCGCGGACGGACGACGATCTTTGGCAATACCTATGACACGACCGGCGTGCTGGGCATGAGCGGGCCGGCGGAGCGGCCGGTCTATACAGCCTTTCCGGGCGAGGTGACCATTCCCTCCTATCGCGACCTGGGCACCGGGCGCGTGGTGCATTTCTTCTTCGGCTGGGTGTTTGTCGCCACCATGCTGATCTGGTTTGTCGCCAGTTTCATCAATGGGCATATCCGTCGCGATATCGTGCCGGGGCCGGGCGACATCGCCGGCGTGCCGCGCGACGTGGCCGATCATGCGCGGTTTCGCTTCAAGCATGGCCGGACCTATGGGCCATTGCAGAAGCTGAGCTATTTCGCAGTGTTTTTCATCCTGTTCCCGCTGATCGTAGCCACGGGGCTGACGATGAGCCCGGGGATGAATTCCATCGCGCCCTGGATGCTGGACCTGTTTGGCGGACGGCAGACGGCGCGGACGATCCACTTCGTGGTGATGCTGTTGCTGGTGAGCTTTTTCATCGTGCATGTGCTGATGGTGGTGGCAGCAGGGCCGATCAACGAGCTGCGCTCGATGATTACCGGCTGGTATCGCGCCAGCCCCGGTACGCCGGTTACCGAAAAGGACAAGCCATGA
- a CDS encoding 2-dehydropantoate 2-reductase: MTKVAIIGPGAIGGTLAAWLAQDQALDVSVCARTPFEDIRLETPEGLITANPEIVVDPFQAPRVDWVLVCTKTYDADASKPWLDRLMGPETRVAIVQNGVEHKRLFAHLVPEERIVPVMINLPATRNAPGRITQHRHGIIAVPAGQDGEDFCALFARSEIEARAHEDFTSQLWIKLTGNSQSIVPTLTLGATGPAWNDELEKIVRGVAEECAAVGRAEGATIPQEVIDNAVEASRNMREGAVSGSFHADRLAGHRLEVDARNGVIVRLGEQHGIETPMNRVLVTLLSASGTPWIGQATEAR; the protein is encoded by the coding sequence ATGACCAAAGTTGCGATCATCGGGCCTGGTGCCATCGGGGGGACGCTGGCGGCGTGGCTGGCGCAGGACCAGGCGCTGGACGTGTCGGTCTGCGCGCGGACGCCGTTCGAGGATATTCGCCTGGAGACTCCGGAGGGGCTGATCACGGCCAATCCGGAGATCGTCGTGGATCCATTCCAGGCGCCGCGGGTCGACTGGGTACTGGTTTGTACCAAGACCTATGATGCCGATGCCAGCAAGCCCTGGCTGGATCGATTGATGGGCCCGGAGACGCGCGTGGCCATCGTGCAGAATGGCGTCGAGCACAAGCGGCTGTTTGCGCATCTCGTGCCGGAAGAGCGTATCGTGCCGGTGATGATCAACCTGCCGGCCACACGCAATGCGCCGGGCCGGATCACCCAGCATCGGCATGGCATCATCGCCGTGCCAGCGGGGCAGGATGGAGAGGATTTCTGCGCGCTGTTCGCCAGGAGCGAGATCGAGGCCAGGGCGCATGAGGATTTCACGTCGCAACTCTGGATCAAGCTGACCGGCAATAGCCAGTCGATCGTGCCGACGCTGACGCTGGGGGCGACGGGGCCGGCCTGGAATGACGAGCTGGAAAAGATCGTGCGCGGCGTGGCCGAGGAATGCGCAGCCGTCGGCCGGGCCGAAGGCGCGACGATCCCGCAGGAGGTCATCGACAATGCGGTCGAGGCGTCACGCAACATGCGGGAGGGGGCCGTGTCCGGCTCGTTCCATGCCGACCGGCTGGCGGGGCATCGGCTGGAGGTCGACGCGCGCAATGGGGTCATCGTGCGGCTAGGCGAACAGCATGGCATCGAGACGCCGATGAACAGGGTGCTGGTGACGCTGCTGTCGGCATCGGGTACGCCCTGGATCGGTCAGGCTACCGAGGCCAGATAA